Proteins from a single region of Chrysemys picta bellii isolate R12L10 chromosome 9, ASM1138683v2, whole genome shotgun sequence:
- the CCDC160 gene encoding coiled-coil domain-containing protein 160, with protein sequence METIEMENKDKHWVEKLFSPHFSAQDFFSQAYQPESLMFEKLALARAKRVEEIYNRAIKNFQEEKSLKKKECFSKLIVREYEPNIVGAKINISKKETEEDSGCCGAGNLDVGTEESLKKTEGHCIWNAKELADLRQEMHKNHVEGVSLKLQLSTLNAELVELKAKCKKIQVDFENAEQELLNSKKEVRCKNTQLQQIQKDSLKKDFELQALKQHLHEKSANIRSLNEELLQARKEIQSLDLKNKDLQQEVKKLKQQHDLGNKACIEKVKLHYDLKIRNIQKELEDVKSELSDEKLLHAKNVKALEILRKHFSAQPLSNIFDNLRVDFL encoded by the coding sequence ATGGAAACCATAGAAATGGAGAACAAAGATAAACATTGGGTGGAGAAGTTATTTTCTCCTCATTTTAGTGCACAAGATTTTTTTAGTCAAGCCTATCAGCCTGAATCTCTGATGTTTGAAAAATTGGCTTTAGCGAGAGCAAAGAGAGTGGAAGAAATCTACAATAGAGCAATTAAAAATTTTCAAGAAGAAAAAAGCCTCAAAAAGAAAGAATGTTTTTCCAAACTCATTGTACGAGAATATGAACCAAACATAGTAGGTGCAAAGATAAACATTTCAAAGAAGGAAACAGAAGAGGattctggctgctgtggagctgGTAATTTAGATGTTGGGACTGAAGAAAGCTTAAAGAAAACAGAGGGTCATTGTATCTGGAATGCAAAGGAATTAGCAGATTTGCGACAAGAAATGCACAAGAACCATGTGGAAGGAGTTTCTCTGAAACTTCAGCTGTCCACTTTGAATGCAGAGTTAGTGGAACTGAAAGCTAAATGCAAAAAAATACAAGTGGACTTTGAAAATGCTGAACAAGAACTTCTAAACTCCAAAAAAGAGGTTCGCTGCAAAAATACCCAATTACAGCAGATTCAAAAGGACAgcttaaaaaaagattttgagCTTCAAGCCTTAAAACAACATTTACATGAAAAATCAGCAAACATAAGAAGCTTAAATGAAGAGCTGCTTCAGGCAAGAAAAGAAATTCAGAGTTTGGATCTAAAGAACAAGGATTTACAACAAGAAGTTAAGAAGTTAAAACAGCAACATGATCTTGGAAATAAGGCCTGCATAGaaaaggtgaaactgcattatgatttaaaaataagaaacatACAAAAAGAACTGGAGGATGTTAAAAGTGAGCTGAGTGATGAAAAACTTTTGCATGCTAAGAATGTTAAGGCTTTAGAAATACTTAGGAAACATTTTTCAGCCCAACCATTATCTAATATATTTGACAATCTGAGAgtagattttctttaa